The stretch of DNA TGGGATGGTCTGGGGGTGAACTTTGCGCTGTTTTCGGCCAACGCCACCAAGGTTGAACTGTGCATTTTCGACGATGCCGGCGAAGTCGAACTCGAACGCATCGAACTGCCGGAATACACCGACGAGATTTTTCACGGCTATCTGCCCGACGCCCACCCGGGGCTGATCTACGGCTATCGCGTGTATGGCCCTTACGACCCGGCCAATGGTCATCGTTTCAACCACAACAAATTGCTCATCGACCCCTACGCCAAGCAACTGGTCGGGCAGTTGAAATGGTCCGAGGCACTGTTCGGCTACACCATCGGCCACCCGGATGCCGACCTCAGTTTCGACGAACGCGACAGCGCGCCGTTCGTGCCCAAATGCAAAGTCATCGACCCGGCCCACACCTGGGGCAACGACCACCGTGTCAGCGTGCCGTGGGACAAGACGATCATTTATGAAACCCACGTGCGCGGCATCAGCATGCGTCATCCAGCGGTGCCGGAAAACGTGCGTGGCACATTTGCCGGGTTGATGGTCGACGACGTGCTCGAGCACATTCGCAAACTCGGCGTGTCGTCGGTGGAATTGCTGCCGATCCACGCCTTCGTCAACGACCAACACCTGCTGCACAAGGGCATGACCAATTACTGGGGCTACAACAGCATCGCGTTCTTCGCCCCGGACCCGCGTTACCTGGCCAGCGGCAAGATCGCCGAGTTCAAGGAAATGGTCGCGCACCTGCACGAGGCCAATCTGGAAGTGATCCTCGACGTGGTCTACAACCACACCGCCGAGGGCAACGAGCAAGGTCCGACCCTGTCGATGCGCGGTATCGACAATGCCTCGTACTACCGGTTGATGCCCGACGACAAGCGCTTCTACATCAACGATTCCGGCACCGGCAACACGCTGGACCTGAGTCACCCGTGCGTGCTGCAAATGGTCACAGACTCGCTGCGCTACTGGGCCAGCGAGATGCATGTCGACGGTTTCCGTTTCGACCTGGCAACCATTCTCGGGCGTTATCACGACGGTTTCGACGAGCGTCACAGCTTCCTCGTCGCCTGCCGTCAGGACCCGGTGCTGCGTCAGGTGAAAATGATTGCCGAGCCGTGGGACTGCGGCCCCGGCGGTTATCAGGTGGGTAATTTCCCGCCGGGCTGGGTCGAGTGGAACGACAAGTTCCGCGACACCGTGCGCGCGTTCTGGAAAGGTGACGACGGCCAGGTCGCCGACTTCGCCAGCCGCATGACCGCGTCGGGCGAGATGTTCAACCAGCGCGGGCGGCGGCCGTATTCGTCGGTGAACTTCATCACCGCCCACGACGGCTTCACCCTCAATGACCTGGTGTCGTACAACGACAAGCACAACGAGGCCAACGACGAAAACAATCAGGACGGCAGCAACAACAACCTGTCGTGGAACCACGGCGTCGAAGGCCCGACCGACGATCCCGAGATCAATGCCCTGCGTCACCGGCAGATGCGCAACTTCTTCGCCACCCTGCTGTTGGCCCAGGGCACGCCGATGATCGTCGCCGGCGACGAATTCGCCCGCACCCAGGACGGCAACAACAACGCCTACTGCCAGGACAGCGAGATCGGTTGGGTCAACTGGGACCTGAGCGAGGACGGCAAGGCGCTGCTCAAATTCGTCAAACGCCTGATCAAGTTGCGCCTGGCTTATCCGATCCTGCGTCGTGGGCGTTTTCTGGTCGGTGAATATAACGAGGACATCGGCGTCAAGGACGTGACCTGGCTGGCGCCGGACGGCACCGAGATGACCACTGAACACTGGCACGACGCGCATAACCGTTGCCTGGGCATGCTCCTCGACGGCCGCGCCCAGGAAACCGGGATCCGTCGCAAGGGTGGCGATGCGACGTTGCTGCTGGTGGTCAACGCGCATCACGACATCGTCAATTTCAAGCTGCCGGAAGTGCCCGAAGGCAGTTTCTGGACCTGCATGGTCGACACCAATCAACCGGCAGTTCGCGGTCAGGAGCGTTTCGAGTTCGGCCATGAATATTCCGTCACCGGCCGTTCGCTACTGCTGTTCGAACTGCAACGCGAAGAAGAAGACTGATATGGACCTGCACAGCTATCTGGCGCGCCGTCCGCCGGACTATCGCGACACCTCGGCCCTCGGCCACTGCCTGCGGGCGATGGTCGAGGCCGGGCTGGATCAACTGCCGTTACCCGGCAGTGGCCGCACGCTGGAGCGCTTTCAGCGCCTGGCCGAGGTCGGCGGGCACGATCTGGGTTTGTGCAAACTGTATGAAGGCCACACCGACGCGCTGGCGATCATCGAACAACTCGGCGGTTCGCCAACGCCGGGCAGCACCTGGGGCATGTGGGCTGCCGAACCGCCACAGGCGCGGGTGCAAATAACGCCGGCCGGGCACATGGTCCGCCTCGACGGGCGCAAGGCCTGGTGCTCCGGGGCGGCGGTGCTCAGCCATGCGCTGCTCACCGCGTGGGACGCCGATGAGCGCCAGCAACTGGTTGCAGTAGCGCTCGATCAACCGGGCGTGAGCATTACCAATGAGGGTTGGCAAGCGGTCGGCATGGGCGCCACCGGCAGCGTCGAGGTGCTGTTCGACGGCGCCGAAGCGCAGGCCATCGGTAACCCCGGCGATTACCTGCAACGCCCCGGTTTCTGGCAAGGCGGGATCGGCATCGCCGCGTGCTGGTACGGCGCGACACAGCAGATTGCCGAGACCCTGCGCCAACACTGCGCACATCGCCAGGAGCCGCATGCCCTGGCCCATCTCGGCGCGGTCGATGCGGCGCTGTACGCGGCGGCCAGCGTGCTGCGTTTCAGTGCGCTGCACATCGACGCGCACCCCGAGACCCATGCTGAATTGCTGGCCCGGCGTGCTCGCGCCGTGGTCGAACAAACCGCCGAGCAAGTACTGCGCGAAGTCGGGCGAGCGCTCGGTGCCGGGCCGTTTTGCAAGGATCGGCACTTCGCGCGGTTGAGCGCTGATCTTCCGGTATTCCTGCGCCAGAGCCACGCCGAGCGCGACCTGGCTGCCCTCGGCCAACAGATTGCCGAACACCCCGAGGAGGCCTGGACACTATGAACGCCGCCAGCAAACCCAACCCGATCATCGGCCAGGGCACCTCCCTGTACCAATGGCAACATTCCCGGCAACTGGCTGCGCTGGACAGCATCGATGTCCAAAGCCTGGTGCCGCCCGGTGCCCGCGCCGTGATCGTCGCCCCGCACCCGGACGATGAAGTACTCGGTTGTGGCGGCCTGCTGCAGTTGCTCGCGGCAGCCGGTCGCCCTCTGGAATTGATCTCGGTCACCGATGGCAGCGCCAGTCACCCCGGCTCCGAGCGCTGGCCAGTGGAGCGTCTGAGCGTGGTTCGCCCACAGGAGTCAGCCGAAGCCCTGCGCCGTCTCGGCGTGCCGCTGCACCGGATGAAATGGTTGCGCGCAGGCTTCACCGACACCCAGGTCGCCGCTCAGGAACAAACCCTCGTCGAGTTCATCGAACGCCATTTACAGCCCGGTGACGTGGTGTTCAGCACCTGGTGCGAAGACGGCCATTGCGATCACGAGGCCGTCGGCCGCGCCAGCATCGAAGCCGCACGGCGGGTCGGTGCCAGCTGTCACGAATTGCCGGTGTGGACCTGGCACTGGGCCGATCCCGAAGACGCCACGGTGCCGTGGTATCGGGCGCGCAAGATCCTGTTGTCCGCCGAGCAGGTCGCGCGCAAACGCCACGCAGTGCACGCGTTCGCCAGTCAACTGGAAGGCGACCCAGATGCCGGACTGCCACCGGTGCTCGCGCCCTACGTGCTGGATCGTCTGCTGCAACCTTTTGAAGTGGTGTTTCTATGAGCGTCGATGATCGCTACTTCGAAGGCCTGTTCAGCGCCAACGACGACCCCTGGGCCTTTCGCGAGCGCTGGTACGAACAGCGCAAACGCGCCATCACCCTCGCCGCCCTGCCCCGCGCGCATTATCGGGCAATCTTCGAACCCGGTTGCGCCAACGGCGAACTCAGCGCCGAACTCGCCGGGCGTTGCGACCGTCTGTTGTGCTGCGACACTGCCAGCGCGGCGGTGAATCTGGCGCGGACCCGACTGAGTCTTTTTGACCACGCCCAAGTGCGCCAAAGTCGCTTGCCCGGCGACTGGCCGGAGGAAAAATTCGACCTGATTGTATTTAGCGAAATCGGCTACTACCTCGACGCCCAGGATCTGACAGACGTGATCCGGCGCATCAGTGAGTCGCTGACCGCCGACGGTCAATTGCTGGCCTGCCACTGGCGCCCGCCGATCGAAGGCTGCCCGCTCAATGCGCGTCAGGTCCACGACCTGATCCACGCGCAACTGCCCCTGCCGCGTGTGGCGCTGCATCAGGAAGCGGATTTCATTCTTGAAGTCTGGAGCCGCGAACCGCGCTCGGTGGCAACGCTGGAGGGCCTGCGATGATCGGTATTGTGATTCCTGCGCACAACGAGGAAGACCTGCTTGGGCAATGCCTCACCGCTGCGCTGCGCGCCAGCAAACACGGGCTATTGGCCGGCGAACCAGTGGAAGTGCTGGTGGTGCTCGACAGCTGCACCGATCGCTCGGCGCAGATCGTCAGCAACTATCCGGTGCAGAGCCTGCACATCGACGCACGCAACGTCGGGCAGGCCCGGGCCGCCGGCGCGCAAGTCCTGCTGGAGCGCGGTGCGCGCTGGATATCCTGCTCCGACGCCGACAGCCGGGTGGCCGATGACTGGCTGGTGGCGCAGCTTGGGCTTGGCGCCGACGCGGTATGCGGCACCGTGACTGTCGAGCATTGGGATCAGACCTTCGATGCAGCCGCACAGATCCGCTATCACCGCCACTATCAGGCTCGCGACGGGCATCGGCACATCCACGGCGCCAACCTCGGGGTCAGTGCCGACGCCTATCGCTGGGCCGGCGGCTTCCCGCCGCTGGCCTGCGACGAGGATGTGCACCTGGTACGACAACTGGAACTGTCCGGCGCCGACATCGCCTGGAGCCATCGCCCACAAGTGCACACCAGCGCCCGCCTGAACAGCCGCGCACGGGGTGGATTCGGTGATTATCTTCGACATCTGGCACAGTTGGAGCAAAAAAAAGCGGATCAGATTGATCTGTGACGCGACGAATCGGCAGTCTTGAGCAATACTCTGCTGCGCGGCAATCCAGGGTTCGGAGCGTCGCACGGCAATCCATCCGCCTTCACGGGTCGCGCACGCCTGTTTTTCCACGGCGTCTGTACGACTGAGGGCCAGACACGACAAGGACGTAGCACCCATGAAACCGTTATCCCTCAGCGACAATCCGCTGCCGGCGCAGATATGGAACGGCGCCCCGCAACTGGACAACATTCCCGTCATCAATACCCACAGTCTGGTACCCCCCGGTGCCCGAGCGGTGGTGGTCGCCCCGCACCCAGGCGATGAAGTGGTGACCTGCGGCGGCCTCCTGCAACTGCTTTCCAGCCTCGGCCACCCCCTGCAATTACTCTCGATCACCGATGGCAGCGCCAGCCACCCCGGCTCGCGGCAATGGTCGGAAAAACGCCTGAGCGTATTTCGCCCGCAGGAAAGCGTCGAGGCCCTGCGCCGCCTCGGACTGCCGATGCACAGCCTGAAATGGGTACGCGGCGGGTTCACCGACAACGCGCTGCTTGAGCGCGAGGCAGACCTCACCCACTTCATTGCCCGCTACCTGCGCCCTGGTGACGTGGTCTTCAGCACCTGGAACAACGATGGCAGTGACGACCACGAAGCGGTGGGAAATGCCAGTGCCAAAGCAGCGGCACAAGTCGGGGCAACCTTCCATGACGTGCCGGTCTGGGCCTGGCACTGGCCGGAACGCGATCAGCACCTGATCCCTTGGGAACGTGCGCGTAAATTGAGGCTCGATACCTGGACCGTGGCGCGCAAAAGCCACGCCACCCATGCCTACGCCAGCCAGCTCAAGGGCGAACCGGCCATCGGCATTGCGCCCCTGCTGCCGCGGGTGATCCTGGAGCGGATGCGCTTGCCCTACGAAATCGTCTTCATCTGAGATACCCATCCCCTGTGGGAGCGGGCTTGCTCGCGAAGAGGCAGTGTCAGGCACTTAAAGTGCTGACTGACACAGCGCATTCGCGAGCAAGCTCGCTCCCACAGGTTTCCCGGCGGCTCTGGTGATTTGTATTCCGGCCTGAGGCATCTGGAAGGAACTGCCCGCGCACAGACCAGTCGCATGAGAAGGAAGCCGTTTTTCAGAGGAGTGAACGTGTCCAGCGATCCCAAGCGTCACGCCGTCGACGCCCCCGCCATCCAGCGTCTGCGTGTGCTGACGGTCAATACCCACAAGGGCTTTACCGCCCTCAATCGGCGCTTCATCCTGCCGGAGTTGCGCGAAGCGGTGCGCAGCACCTCGGCCGATCTGGTGTTTCTGCAGGAAGTGGTGGGCGAACACGAGCGACATTCCAATCGCTACAACGAATGGCCGCAAACCTCGCAGTACGAATTTCTCGCCGACAGCATGTGGAGCGACTTTGCCTACGGGCGCAATGCGGTCTATCCCGATGGCCACCACGGCAATGCTCTGCTGTCGAAGTACCCGATCCGCGAATACCGCAACCTCGACGTGTCGATCACCGGGCCCGAGCGTCGGGGGTTATTGCACTGTGTGCTGGACGTGCCGGGGCACGCCGAGGTGCACGCGATCTGCGTGCACTTGAGTCTGCTGGAAAGCCACCGCCAATTGCAGTTGCAACTGCTCTGCCAATTGCTCGAATCGCTGCCCGACGGCGCACCGGTGATCATTGCCGGTGACTTCAACGACTGGCAATTGCAGGGCAACCTGACCCTCGCCCGCCGCGAAGACTTGCACGAAGCCTTCGAGCGCCACCACGGTCGTCCGGCCAAGACCTATCCGGCACGTTTCCCGTTGCTGCGCCTGGACCGTGTCTACCTGCGCAACGCCAGCAGCCACGACCCGCAAATCCTTGGCAACAAGCCCTGGACGCACCTGTCGGACCACTTGCCGCTGGCGGTTGAAGTGCATCTGTAAGCGCAGTTCTGACATGACCGTTGGTCAGTCATGTTTGCTCGGCGGGCAAAACCTTCTACACCTAAAGCAGCTCAAAGATCAGCGTATTCAATTCGTTAGAGCATGGATCTCACGTATTGCCTCAGTTACATCGGGAGGCAGGTCCAAGGCTCGCTCAAGGATGATTTCCCCGAATCTGGCCGTAGGGAATCGCCATGAAGCATTACACCAGACACCTGCGGGCGCTGCCGCAGGCTTTGCTGCTGCCTGCCTCGCTCCTGTTGCTCAACAGCCCACCCGCCTCTGCCGCCTGTTCACTGGTAGCGGGCCCCGGCAACGATGCCTCACCTGTGACAGCGGCACCAGCGGTTCGCTGACAGATCTTGCGGGCAACAACAGCCTGACCTTCCCCACCAATAGCACTGGCCAGATCAATGGCAGCGTAACCTTCGGCGCCGGCGCCGACCGGGTGAACATGCAATCTGGCGTGATTACCGGCGCGGTCAGTCAGGGCGCCGGCGTCGACGACTTCGTCATGAGCGCCGGTTCCATCGGCTCGCTGGCACAGGGCGACGGCCGCGATACCTTCCTGATGACCGGTGGCACCATCGTCGGTGCTTTCGAGGACGGCGACGTTGCGCGCATGACCGGCGGCACCATCGGCCGCGTCGACATGAAACTCGACAACAACATCTTCGATCTGTCCGGCGGGCAGATCCTCGGCAATCTGGTGACCGGCTTCGGCACCGACACCATTACCGTTTCCGGCGGGCGCATCGGCGGCAACATCAGCGTCAGCGGCGGCAATGACAGCATCACCGTCACCGGCGGTGAAATCGTCGGCGAGATCCGCGCCAGCGTCGGTAACGACACCTTGCTGTGGGACGGCGGAGGGATCATCCGTTCAGCAATCCTGATGGGCGACGGCAACGACAGCGCGACACTGCGCAATCTGGATGACAGCCTTCTCGCCCTGACACCGAGCGTGGATGGCGGCACCGGCAACGATGTGCTGACTTTCGACAACGCTCGCACCGCGTTGCCCGGGCGCTTCAGCAATTGGGAGACGGTGAACCTGAACAACGCCTCGCAACTGGATCTGGGCTCCGGCACCTTGCTGCTCGGCGATGCCACCAGCGGCACTGGCGTGTTGAATGTGGATGCCGGCAGCAGCGTGTTCTCCACTCAAGGCGCCGTGTCACCTGCCGTCGCCGGACAAGCGGTGACGCTCAACAACGCCGGGGTCATCGACCTGACGCGCAACAACAGCCGCACCGATGACACGCTGACGGTAAACGGCAACTACGTCGGCAACGGCGGGCAATTGTTGCTGCAAAGCGAGCTAGGCGCCGATGGCGCGCCAAGCGACAAACTGGTGGTCAACAATGGCAACCTGAGCGGTGCCACTGTCATCTCCGTCACCAACCTCGGCGGGATCGGTGGGCTGACCCAGGAAAACGGCATTCAAGTGGTGCAGGCCCAAGGTTCCACGGTCAGCACCAACAACGCCTTCAGCTTCAGCGGTCCGGTGTCTGTCGGCGCTTACGATTACTACCTGTTCAAGGGCGGCGTCACCGCCGGGACCGAAAACAGCTGGTACCTGCGCTCCGCCGTCGTCGCACCGCAAGTGGTCAGCGTGCCCAACCCGGATCCGACGCTGCCGCCGACTCTGGTGCCGGTAGTCGCGCCGCCAGTTGTCGCGCAGATTACTCCAGTGGCTCTCGCGCCAGGCGCACCGGCACCGCCCATCGCCAGCCCTGATTTGCCGGTACTGCCGGTGTTGCCTGCCGCCGTGGCAGGCGCCGCGCCGATCCCGATCTATCGTCCTGAGGTGCCGAACTGGTCGGTGCTGCCACCCGCCGCCGCCCAACTGGCCCTCAGCGCGCTCGGCACGTTTCATGATCGTCAGGGCGATCAACGCCTGCTCAGCGAAACAGGTGCCTTCGGTGCCGGTTGGGGCCGGGTCTACGGCAAGAACCTCGACCAGACCTGGGCCGGCACCGTCACGCCGCACTTGAACGGTTCACTCAATGGTTTTCAAGTCGGCAACGATTTGTACAGCTGGCAAACCTCCGGCGGTCAGACCCAACGCATCGGCCTGTTGGTCGGCCACAACCGGATTCAGGGTGATGTCGATGGCTTTAACGAAGGCTTTGAACACAACAGTGCGGGCAAGATCAAGCTCGAGGGCGACAGCTATGGCCTGTACTGGACGCTGACCGATCCCTACGGCTGGTACATCGATATCGTGGCGATGGGCACGCGTTTCGACGGCGACAACCGCTCCGACCGCGGGCTGAAACTGGACAATCGCGGCCATGCCCTGACGCTCTCCGCCGAGGCCGCCTACCCGTTCGCCCTCAACGAGACCTGGGTGATCGAGCCGCAAGTGCAAGTGATCCACCAGACACTCTCCCTCGACAGCCAGGATGATGGCATCTCCCGGGTGTCGTTCGACTCCGACGGCGCCTGGACCGGTCGCCTCGGTGCACGACTCATGGGCCGTTATCAGGTCAACGGACTGCCGTTGGAGCCTTATCTGCGGGCCAACCTGTGGCACACCTTTTCCGGTACCGACTCAGTGACGTTCGACGACACCGATACCATCGACAGCGAACAGAAGTCCTCGACTGCAGATGTCGGTCTCGGCGTCGTGCTGTCCCTCGACCGCGCCGTGAGCGTCTACGCCAGCACCGACTACAGTAGCAATATTGACAGCAATGACCTGCGTGGCCTGGCCGCAAATCTCGGTGTTCGCATCAGTTGGTAAACCGATAGCTGGCTACCTAAACCCTCTACAGCGCGGTTTTCGCGCTGTTTACCCCTGCAAACAACCACTTAGATATATGCAAAAAAACAAACGCTTGCAGCACCTGATTTAGCCATACCGCTCATCGTGCAATTTCTTGACGCAACCGCCGCACTCTTC from Pseudomonas sp. P8_229 encodes:
- the glgX gene encoding glycogen debranching protein GlgX, which produces MTRPKQAEPAAHAEPSRIREGLPFPLGATWDGLGVNFALFSANATKVELCIFDDAGEVELERIELPEYTDEIFHGYLPDAHPGLIYGYRVYGPYDPANGHRFNHNKLLIDPYAKQLVGQLKWSEALFGYTIGHPDADLSFDERDSAPFVPKCKVIDPAHTWGNDHRVSVPWDKTIIYETHVRGISMRHPAVPENVRGTFAGLMVDDVLEHIRKLGVSSVELLPIHAFVNDQHLLHKGMTNYWGYNSIAFFAPDPRYLASGKIAEFKEMVAHLHEANLEVILDVVYNHTAEGNEQGPTLSMRGIDNASYYRLMPDDKRFYINDSGTGNTLDLSHPCVLQMVTDSLRYWASEMHVDGFRFDLATILGRYHDGFDERHSFLVACRQDPVLRQVKMIAEPWDCGPGGYQVGNFPPGWVEWNDKFRDTVRAFWKGDDGQVADFASRMTASGEMFNQRGRRPYSSVNFITAHDGFTLNDLVSYNDKHNEANDENNQDGSNNNLSWNHGVEGPTDDPEINALRHRQMRNFFATLLLAQGTPMIVAGDEFARTQDGNNNAYCQDSEIGWVNWDLSEDGKALLKFVKRLIKLRLAYPILRRGRFLVGEYNEDIGVKDVTWLAPDGTEMTTEHWHDAHNRCLGMLLDGRAQETGIRRKGGDATLLLVVNAHHDIVNFKLPEVPEGSFWTCMVDTNQPAVRGQERFEFGHEYSVTGRSLLLFELQREEED
- a CDS encoding acyl-CoA dehydrogenase family protein, with the protein product MDLHSYLARRPPDYRDTSALGHCLRAMVEAGLDQLPLPGSGRTLERFQRLAEVGGHDLGLCKLYEGHTDALAIIEQLGGSPTPGSTWGMWAAEPPQARVQITPAGHMVRLDGRKAWCSGAAVLSHALLTAWDADERQQLVAVALDQPGVSITNEGWQAVGMGATGSVEVLFDGAEAQAIGNPGDYLQRPGFWQGGIGIAACWYGATQQIAETLRQHCAHRQEPHALAHLGAVDAALYAAASVLRFSALHIDAHPETHAELLARRARAVVEQTAEQVLREVGRALGAGPFCKDRHFARLSADLPVFLRQSHAERDLAALGQQIAEHPEEAWTL
- a CDS encoding PIG-L deacetylase family protein, translated to MNAASKPNPIIGQGTSLYQWQHSRQLAALDSIDVQSLVPPGARAVIVAPHPDDEVLGCGGLLQLLAAAGRPLELISVTDGSASHPGSERWPVERLSVVRPQESAEALRRLGVPLHRMKWLRAGFTDTQVAAQEQTLVEFIERHLQPGDVVFSTWCEDGHCDHEAVGRASIEAARRVGASCHELPVWTWHWADPEDATVPWYRARKILLSAEQVARKRHAVHAFASQLEGDPDAGLPPVLAPYVLDRLLQPFEVVFL
- a CDS encoding SAM-dependent methyltransferase, with the protein product MSVDDRYFEGLFSANDDPWAFRERWYEQRKRAITLAALPRAHYRAIFEPGCANGELSAELAGRCDRLLCCDTASAAVNLARTRLSLFDHAQVRQSRLPGDWPEEKFDLIVFSEIGYYLDAQDLTDVIRRISESLTADGQLLACHWRPPIEGCPLNARQVHDLIHAQLPLPRVALHQEADFILEVWSREPRSVATLEGLR
- a CDS encoding glycosyltransferase, producing MIGIVIPAHNEEDLLGQCLTAALRASKHGLLAGEPVEVLVVLDSCTDRSAQIVSNYPVQSLHIDARNVGQARAAGAQVLLERGARWISCSDADSRVADDWLVAQLGLGADAVCGTVTVEHWDQTFDAAAQIRYHRHYQARDGHRHIHGANLGVSADAYRWAGGFPPLACDEDVHLVRQLELSGADIAWSHRPQVHTSARLNSRARGGFGDYLRHLAQLEQKKADQIDL
- a CDS encoding PIG-L deacetylase family protein → MKPLSLSDNPLPAQIWNGAPQLDNIPVINTHSLVPPGARAVVVAPHPGDEVVTCGGLLQLLSSLGHPLQLLSITDGSASHPGSRQWSEKRLSVFRPQESVEALRRLGLPMHSLKWVRGGFTDNALLEREADLTHFIARYLRPGDVVFSTWNNDGSDDHEAVGNASAKAAAQVGATFHDVPVWAWHWPERDQHLIPWERARKLRLDTWTVARKSHATHAYASQLKGEPAIGIAPLLPRVILERMRLPYEIVFI
- a CDS encoding endonuclease/exonuclease/phosphatase family protein, whose amino-acid sequence is MSSDPKRHAVDAPAIQRLRVLTVNTHKGFTALNRRFILPELREAVRSTSADLVFLQEVVGEHERHSNRYNEWPQTSQYEFLADSMWSDFAYGRNAVYPDGHHGNALLSKYPIREYRNLDVSITGPERRGLLHCVLDVPGHAEVHAICVHLSLLESHRQLQLQLLCQLLESLPDGAPVIIAGDFNDWQLQGNLTLARREDLHEAFERHHGRPAKTYPARFPLLRLDRVYLRNASSHDPQILGNKPWTHLSDHLPLAVEVHL